One stretch of Chryseobacterium indologenes DNA includes these proteins:
- the hisD gene encoding histidinol dehydrogenase — protein MKIYRYPTKDTWEDLVQRPVLEREEIAGLIAEIFAEVKKNGDQALTAFNKKFDKAETKSIAVTEEEINNAENELSNELKEAIQQAKENIFKFHNSQSADIQKIETTKGVVCWRENRAIEKVGIYIPGGTAPLFSTVLMLAVPANIAGCEEIILCTPPDKNGAVNPAILFAAKLCGVSKIFKTGGAQAVAAMTLGTESIPAVYKIFGPGNQFVVAAKEYAQRYGVAIDMPAGPSEVLVIADEQAIPEFCAADLLSQAEHGSDSQVIFLTTNLKVFNETMAAVEQQIKDLPRNEMAGKALGNSCFILLSSLEEAVEFSNLYAPEHLILAMDEFEKYIPKIQNAGSVFLGNYSCESAGDYASGTNHTLPTNAYAKNYSGVSLDSFVKKITFQHLSRKGLWNLGKTIEILAEAEGLLAHKNAVSIRLKR, from the coding sequence ATGAAAATATATCGATATCCAACAAAAGACACATGGGAAGACCTGGTACAACGTCCTGTTTTGGAACGAGAGGAGATTGCCGGGCTTATTGCTGAGATATTTGCTGAGGTGAAAAAGAACGGAGACCAAGCTTTGACAGCATTCAATAAAAAGTTTGATAAAGCAGAAACAAAAAGTATTGCGGTCACTGAAGAAGAAATTAACAATGCAGAAAATGAGCTTAGCAACGAATTAAAAGAGGCTATTCAACAGGCAAAAGAGAATATTTTTAAATTTCACAATTCTCAAAGTGCTGATATCCAGAAAATAGAAACAACGAAAGGCGTTGTTTGCTGGAGAGAAAACAGAGCAATAGAAAAGGTGGGAATTTATATCCCAGGAGGTACTGCTCCTTTATTTTCAACTGTCTTGATGCTTGCAGTACCTGCGAATATTGCAGGATGCGAAGAAATTATTCTTTGTACGCCACCGGACAAAAACGGAGCCGTTAATCCCGCGATTTTATTTGCCGCAAAACTTTGTGGGGTTTCAAAAATTTTCAAGACTGGAGGTGCCCAGGCGGTTGCGGCAATGACTTTAGGAACCGAGAGTATTCCTGCAGTATATAAGATTTTTGGACCAGGAAATCAGTTTGTGGTAGCGGCAAAAGAATATGCCCAGCGTTATGGAGTTGCTATCGATATGCCGGCAGGGCCAAGTGAAGTTCTCGTGATTGCTGATGAACAAGCTATTCCGGAATTCTGTGCTGCTGATTTGCTTTCACAGGCAGAACACGGGAGTGACAGTCAGGTGATTTTTCTGACCACAAATCTTAAAGTTTTTAATGAGACTATGGCGGCTGTTGAGCAACAAATCAAAGACTTACCAAGAAATGAAATGGCTGGAAAAGCTCTTGGAAACAGTTGCTTTATTTTATTGAGTAGCCTTGAAGAAGCTGTTGAGTTCAGTAATTTATATGCTCCAGAGCACCTTATTCTGGCAATGGATGAATTTGAAAAGTACATTCCTAAAATTCAGAATGCAGGTTCAGTATTTCTTGGAAATTACTCCTGTGAAAGTGCTGGAGATTATGCCAGCGGAACCAATCACACGCTTCCCACCAATGCTTATGCAAAGAATTACAGTGGAGTATCTCTGGATAGTTTTGTAAAGAAGATCACCTTCCAGCATTTATCCAGAAAAGGGCTTTGGAATTTGGGGAAAACAATAGAAATATTGGCAGAAGCAGAAGGACTTCTTGCCCACAAAAATGCAGTATCAATAAGATTAAAACGATAG
- the hisC gene encoding histidinol-phosphate transaminase, translating to MNTISISTLVRENILKLKPYISFRDHNEFNAPTYLDANESPFGEWNRYPDSTQKKLKNKLSELKNLSPKQIAIGNGSDELIDLIIKIFCEPKQDAILMMNPSFAMYGFYANINENKVLQLNLDENFDIVKDDFVQIIQEEPLKVFFLCSPNNPTGNSTEDIEFYLQNFNGIVVVDEAYIEFSGKKSSLEMLARYPNLIVLQTFSKAWGIAGARVGVAYASEEIIGLINTVKAPYNVNALSQELILNALDESKLKENVRDIVAERGWLQNQFDGLECIDKIFPTDANFFLIRLKDIDNVYTQMLEQEILTSRRDPAIPGCIRINVGNRQENEKLVNLLKNM from the coding sequence ATGAATACAATTAGTATCAGCACATTAGTGAGAGAAAATATTTTAAAATTAAAACCCTATATAAGCTTCAGGGATCATAATGAATTTAATGCACCAACTTATTTAGATGCCAACGAAAGCCCTTTTGGAGAATGGAACCGTTATCCGGATTCTACACAGAAAAAGCTTAAAAATAAATTGTCTGAACTTAAAAATCTTTCTCCTAAGCAAATCGCTATAGGGAATGGAAGTGACGAGCTGATCGATTTGATCATTAAAATTTTCTGTGAACCTAAACAAGATGCTATTTTGATGATGAATCCCTCGTTTGCTATGTATGGTTTTTATGCCAATATCAATGAAAACAAGGTCCTACAACTGAATCTGGATGAAAACTTTGATATTGTAAAAGATGACTTTGTACAAATAATACAAGAAGAGCCTCTAAAGGTTTTCTTTCTGTGTTCGCCTAATAATCCAACCGGAAATAGTACTGAAGATATTGAATTCTACCTTCAGAATTTTAATGGAATTGTAGTGGTAGATGAGGCTTATATTGAATTTTCCGGGAAGAAATCGAGTTTGGAAATGTTGGCTCGATATCCTAATCTGATTGTTCTTCAAACCTTTTCAAAAGCATGGGGAATTGCAGGAGCCAGAGTAGGTGTTGCCTATGCATCCGAAGAGATTATTGGCTTGATTAATACCGTAAAAGCACCTTACAATGTTAATGCATTGAGCCAGGAGCTGATTCTGAATGCCCTTGATGAAAGTAAACTAAAAGAGAACGTACGGGATATTGTTGCAGAACGGGGATGGCTACAGAATCAGTTTGATGGGCTTGAATGCATTGACAAAATATTTCCAACAGATGCTAATTTCTTTTTAATCAGACTGAAAGATATAGACAATGTATATACGCAAATGCTGGAGCAGGAGATTCTGACAAGCAGAAGGGACCCGGCTATTCCGGGATGTATAAGAATTAATGTAGGAAACCGTCAGGAAAATGAAAAATTGGTTAACCTTTTAAAAAACATGTAG
- the hisB gene encoding bifunctional histidinol-phosphatase/imidazoleglycerol-phosphate dehydratase HisB, with the protein MKKVLFIDRDGTLIIEPPTDFQVDSLEKLEFYPGVFQNLSKIVSELDYELVMVTNQDGLGTESFPFEDFIKPHEKMLKAFENEGVIFSDILVDKSFESENLPTRKPGTGMLAKYIYGNYDLENSYVIGDRGTDVQLAKNLGSKSILLNQNFNTYADLTTTRWSEVYQFLKSKMRKAKVCRKTNETEIEIEVNIDGKGKSEISTGLHFFDHMLEQIARHGNMDLKIKVNGDLQVDEHHTVEDTGIVLGEAILKALGKKKGIERYGFLLPMDDCLSQVAIDFGGRPWLVWDAAFKREKIGDVPTEMFFHFFKSFTDSSKTNLNIKAEGENEHHKIESIFKAFAKAVKMAVNQSDVNYNLPSTKGSL; encoded by the coding sequence ATGAAAAAAGTATTGTTTATCGATCGTGACGGCACCTTGATTATTGAGCCTCCTACTGATTTTCAGGTAGATTCATTGGAAAAGTTAGAGTTTTATCCCGGTGTTTTCCAAAACCTTTCAAAAATTGTCAGTGAGCTGGATTATGAACTGGTAATGGTGACTAATCAGGATGGTCTGGGAACGGAAAGTTTTCCCTTTGAAGATTTTATTAAGCCTCATGAAAAAATGCTCAAAGCTTTTGAAAATGAAGGTGTCATTTTCAGTGATATTTTGGTTGATAAAAGTTTTGAAAGTGAAAATTTACCCACTCGAAAACCTGGTACAGGGATGTTGGCAAAATATATATATGGTAATTATGATCTTGAAAATTCTTATGTAATTGGTGATCGAGGTACGGATGTGCAACTTGCTAAAAACTTGGGATCTAAATCTATTTTACTAAACCAAAACTTTAATACTTATGCAGATCTGACCACAACACGATGGAGTGAAGTCTACCAGTTCTTAAAATCGAAAATGAGAAAAGCTAAAGTCTGTAGAAAGACCAATGAAACAGAGATAGAAATTGAAGTTAATATTGATGGAAAAGGCAAATCTGAAATTTCAACTGGGCTTCACTTTTTTGACCACATGCTGGAACAGATCGCCAGACACGGAAATATGGACCTTAAGATCAAAGTAAATGGAGATTTGCAGGTAGATGAGCACCACACAGTTGAAGATACTGGGATTGTACTGGGAGAAGCTATTCTAAAAGCATTAGGAAAGAAAAAAGGGATTGAAAGATATGGTTTTTTGCTTCCAATGGACGATTGTCTTTCGCAGGTGGCTATTGATTTCGGAGGAAGGCCGTGGCTGGTTTGGGATGCTGCATTTAAAAGAGAAAAAATAGGAGATGTGCCTACGGAAATGTTCTTTCACTTCTTTAAGTCATTCACAGATTCCTCAAAAACTAATTTAAATATTAAAGCAGAAGGGGAGAATGAGCACCATAAAATAGAATCTATCTTCAAAGCTTTTGCTAAAGCAGTGAAAATGGCAGTGAACCAATCGGATGTTAATTACAATTTACCTTCAACCAAAGGAAGTTTATAA
- the hisH gene encoding imidazole glycerol phosphate synthase subunit HisH — MIAIIKYNGGNVSSVQNALNRLNIDSVITDDPELIIKADKVIFPGVGEASSTMNLLKEKELDRLIPTLKQPVLGICLGMQLMCKGNEEGNTEGMGIFDINVKKFPPLELVPHIGWNTVSRQNSLLFAGIEPENNIYFVHSYYCELSAFTTSVCDYILPFSASLQKENFYAVQFHPEKSGTVGSQILNNFINLS; from the coding sequence ATGATTGCAATAATAAAATATAACGGAGGAAATGTAAGCTCCGTACAGAATGCTTTAAACAGGCTGAATATCGATTCAGTCATAACTGATGACCCTGAACTAATAATAAAAGCAGATAAGGTGATTTTTCCTGGTGTAGGCGAAGCGTCGTCTACCATGAATTTATTGAAAGAAAAAGAACTTGATAGGCTTATCCCGACATTGAAACAGCCTGTTCTGGGAATATGCTTGGGAATGCAGCTGATGTGTAAAGGAAATGAAGAAGGAAACACGGAAGGAATGGGGATTTTCGATATCAATGTCAAGAAATTTCCACCTTTAGAGCTTGTTCCCCATATAGGATGGAATACGGTTTCAAGGCAGAATTCATTATTGTTTGCAGGAATTGAGCCCGAAAATAATATTTATTTTGTGCACAGCTACTATTGTGAATTGTCAGCGTTTACTACATCGGTTTGTGATTATATTCTTCCGTTCAGTGCTTCTTTGCAGAAAGAAAATTTTTATGCCGTTCAGTTTCACCCGGAAAAATCTGGAACTGTAGGAAGTCAGATTCTTAACAATTTTATAAACTTATCATGA
- the hisA gene encoding 1-(5-phosphoribosyl)-5-[(5-phosphoribosylamino)methylideneamino]imidazole-4-carboxamide isomerase, translated as MKIIPAIDIIDGKCVRLSKGDYNTKKIYNEDPVEVAREFEDFGIQFLHLVDLDGAKSKHIVNHNVLENIAKSTSLQIDFGGGLKTTEDIETAFNSGAKQITLGSIAVQDPEFCIKTIEKYGPDKIILGADCENRKIKTSGWLEESDKDIIDFILEYQKKGMQTTICTDISKDGMLEGPSTGLYIEILYKTKLQLVASGGISEIKDVYKMKDIGCSGTIIGKAIYEGRISLQQLQNFIENA; from the coding sequence ATGAAGATTATTCCGGCTATTGATATTATTGATGGAAAATGTGTGCGTTTATCCAAAGGAGATTACAACACCAAGAAAATATACAACGAAGACCCTGTGGAGGTGGCCAGGGAGTTTGAGGACTTTGGTATTCAGTTTCTTCATCTTGTAGACCTTGATGGTGCAAAATCAAAGCATATTGTGAATCATAACGTGCTTGAAAATATTGCAAAATCCACCTCATTACAAATTGATTTTGGAGGCGGATTAAAAACTACAGAGGATATTGAAACCGCTTTTAATTCAGGGGCAAAGCAGATCACATTAGGAAGTATTGCTGTTCAGGATCCAGAATTTTGTATTAAAACCATTGAAAAATATGGACCTGATAAAATTATCCTGGGAGCAGACTGTGAGAACAGGAAGATTAAAACCTCCGGCTGGCTGGAGGAAAGTGATAAAGACATTATTGATTTTATTCTTGAATATCAGAAAAAAGGAATGCAAACGACTATATGCACGGATATTTCAAAAGACGGAATGCTTGAAGGTCCATCAACAGGACTCTATATTGAAATCTTATATAAGACAAAATTACAGTTGGTGGCCAGTGGCGGTATTTCAGAGATTAAAGATGTGTATAAAATGAAAGATATAGGCTGCTCGGGAACCATTATCGGAAAGGCAATTTACGAAGGAAGAATAAGCCTGCAACAACTTCAAAATTTTATTGAAAATGCTTAA
- the hisF gene encoding imidazole glycerol phosphate synthase subunit HisF, with product MLKKRIIPCLDIKDGNTVKGINFEGLKNAGDPVELAKKYELEGADELVFLDITATIENRKTFVELVRKIAQELSIPFTVGGGIASVEDVKKLLAAGADKISINSSAVKDPKLISELASEFGSQCIVVAIDTKKVGSTHLVHIKGGREATELETLEWARRAEALGAGEILLTSMDGDGTKNGFDLNITKLVSERVTIPVIASGGAGAVDDFVKVFNETTATGALAASIFHFDEIGIQDLKKQLKTQKINVR from the coding sequence ATGCTTAAGAAAAGAATTATTCCATGTCTGGATATTAAAGATGGGAACACGGTAAAGGGAATCAATTTTGAGGGTCTGAAAAATGCAGGAGACCCTGTAGAACTGGCTAAAAAATATGAATTGGAAGGTGCTGATGAGCTTGTGTTTCTTGATATTACAGCCACCATTGAAAATAGAAAAACGTTTGTAGAGCTGGTAAGAAAGATAGCCCAGGAGTTGAGCATCCCATTTACTGTTGGGGGCGGAATTGCCTCTGTGGAAGATGTGAAAAAGTTATTGGCGGCGGGTGCAGATAAAATCAGCATCAATTCTTCTGCAGTAAAAGATCCGAAGCTTATTTCTGAACTAGCCAGTGAATTCGGAAGCCAATGCATTGTAGTGGCGATAGATACCAAAAAAGTAGGCTCCACCCATCTTGTTCACATCAAAGGGGGAAGAGAAGCTACTGAACTTGAAACTTTAGAATGGGCGAGGAGAGCAGAAGCTTTGGGAGCTGGCGAAATTTTGTTAACCTCTATGGATGGTGACGGTACCAAAAACGGGTTTGATCTCAATATTACGAAACTGGTTTCAGAGCGGGTAACAATTCCTGTGATTGCTTCCGGTGGAGCCGGAGCTGTAGATGACTTTGTTAAAGTATTTAATGAAACTACGGCTACAGGAGCATTGGCAGCCAGTATATTCCATTTTGATGAAATAGGAATTCAGGATTTAAAAAAACAATTAAAAACTCAGAAAATAAATGTACGATGA
- the hisIE gene encoding bifunctional phosphoribosyl-AMP cyclohydrolase/phosphoribosyl-ATP diphosphatase HisIE, with protein sequence MNIDFKKDNGLVPVVIQDYRTLQVLMLGYMNEAAFEKTKKEKVVTFFSRSKNRLWTKGEESGNFLTVKSIDIDCDKDTILIKAIPTNVVCHTGSFSCFGEKDSKGFIYELEEKISQRIDCKAEDSYTYALYQKGINKMAQKVGEEAVELVIEAKDNNEALFKNEAADLLYHLLILLKAKGFSLEDIEEVLQGRNQ encoded by the coding sequence ATGAATATTGATTTTAAAAAAGATAATGGACTTGTTCCCGTAGTGATCCAAGATTACCGGACCTTGCAGGTTCTGATGCTGGGCTATATGAATGAGGCCGCTTTTGAGAAGACAAAAAAAGAAAAAGTAGTTACATTTTTCAGCCGTTCTAAAAACAGACTTTGGACAAAAGGAGAAGAATCAGGTAACTTTTTAACTGTAAAAAGTATCGATATTGATTGTGACAAGGATACTATATTGATCAAAGCCATTCCCACGAATGTAGTATGCCATACAGGGAGCTTCAGTTGCTTTGGAGAAAAGGATTCAAAAGGTTTTATATATGAACTCGAAGAAAAAATATCTCAAAGGATTGACTGTAAGGCAGAAGATTCTTATACCTATGCCTTGTATCAGAAAGGAATAAATAAAATGGCTCAAAAAGTAGGAGAGGAAGCTGTAGAACTGGTTATTGAAGCTAAAGATAATAATGAAGCTCTTTTTAAAAATGAGGCTGCTGACCTGCTGTACCATTTATTGATTTTATTAAAAGCAAAAGGATTTTCGCTGGAAGACATTGAAGAAGTTCTTCAGGGCAGGAATCAATGA
- a CDS encoding T9SS type A sorting domain-containing protein — MKKIYLSACTVCTVLGLSAQEVLWQKDIKSSTQDFLSQVTTTIDQQYLITGSSIQSGKLQPGRQQNNGYDFHLVKLNPQGEEAWEKYFSGNNHDYLSATVSTQDGGFLVAGTSYSGKGLDKKEDSKGGSDIWLIRINEFGDELWQKTLGTSSDEEAKAVIQSTDLGFFVAGNVQNSSQGYGSKDVWITRLDKDGNELSQLILGGKGLDEIEKMIPTKDGGALLGIYSRSSEVRVLGGSGMRDVGSVSAVQNSNPKPRNTNPVSRISKQSENFGEGDYWIVKLDKTGKVEWEKNFGGKGDDHIRTLVLTSNGYIIGGESRSERSGNKTVGIEEGTDLWLISLNERGEEQWQKSYNFKNRDILMGMSVIHSSDDKSSKGILLGGYTQAEGRIEKDDETFWMLYLDGNGNEQWRKHVAGESRQKEERLSDLKLNRDGSIILAGTSAKELGKENWKIVKLGDKQVSDLIAKYDIKIYPNPVSDYAYVEIGFDFKEADIMLYDMSGRQLQNFKTKNRVTKMNTQALVQGAYLVTIKTDNNKTANAKLIKK, encoded by the coding sequence ATGAAAAAAATCTATCTCAGTGCATGTACTGTATGCACCGTTCTTGGGCTGTCTGCCCAGGAAGTTCTTTGGCAGAAAGACATCAAATCCTCCACTCAGGATTTTCTAAGCCAGGTGACTACTACGATTGATCAGCAGTATCTGATTACGGGAAGCTCAATACAGAGTGGCAAACTCCAACCAGGCCGCCAACAAAACAACGGTTATGATTTCCATCTGGTGAAGCTGAATCCGCAGGGAGAAGAAGCCTGGGAAAAGTATTTCTCAGGAAACAATCACGATTATTTATCAGCAACAGTCTCTACTCAGGACGGTGGATTTCTTGTAGCCGGAACCTCTTATTCAGGAAAAGGACTGGATAAGAAAGAGGATTCCAAAGGTGGATCAGATATCTGGCTGATCAGGATCAATGAATTTGGAGATGAATTATGGCAGAAAACATTAGGAACCTCTTCTGATGAAGAAGCCAAAGCCGTGATTCAAAGTACAGACCTGGGCTTTTTTGTGGCCGGAAACGTCCAAAACTCATCTCAAGGTTACGGTTCTAAAGATGTCTGGATCACCAGACTCGACAAAGATGGCAATGAACTCTCCCAACTGATTTTAGGTGGAAAAGGCCTGGATGAAATTGAAAAGATGATTCCCACAAAAGATGGTGGAGCCTTATTGGGAATTTATTCAAGAAGTTCCGAGGTCCGTGTTTTAGGAGGTTCCGGGATGCGAGATGTGGGTTCCGTGTCAGCCGTTCAAAACTCGAATCCCAAACCTCGGAACACAAACCCCGTATCCCGCATCTCGAAACAAAGCGAAAACTTCGGAGAAGGCGACTACTGGATTGTCAAACTGGATAAAACCGGAAAAGTAGAATGGGAAAAGAACTTCGGGGGTAAAGGAGATGATCATATCAGAACGTTGGTCCTAACATCTAACGGTTATATCATCGGTGGAGAGTCCCGCTCTGAAAGATCCGGAAACAAAACGGTAGGAATTGAAGAAGGAACAGACCTTTGGCTGATTTCCCTAAATGAAAGAGGTGAAGAACAGTGGCAGAAGTCCTACAACTTTAAAAACAGGGATATTTTGATGGGAATGAGCGTAATTCATTCTTCAGATGATAAGTCTTCAAAAGGAATCTTATTGGGTGGTTATACCCAGGCAGAAGGAAGAATAGAAAAAGATGATGAGACCTTCTGGATGCTGTATCTGGATGGGAATGGAAATGAGCAATGGCGAAAACACGTGGCAGGCGAATCCAGACAGAAAGAAGAAAGGCTTTCAGACTTGAAGCTAAACCGTGATGGCTCCATAATCCTTGCCGGAACGAGTGCTAAGGAACTGGGAAAAGAAAACTGGAAAATTGTAAAGCTGGGTGACAAGCAGGTGAGTGATCTGATTGCCAAATATGATATCAAGATCTATCCGAATCCGGTATCAGACTATGCGTATGTAGAAATCGGCTTTGATTTTAAAGAAGCTGATATTATGCTGTATGATATGAGCGGAAGACAGCTTCAGAATTTTAAAACCAAGAATAGGGTGACTAAGATGAATACCCAGGCTTTGGTGCAGGGAGCATATTTGGTGACCATAAAAACGGATAATAACAAAACAGCGAATGCAAAGCTGATTAAGAAATAA